The stretch of DNA CACGGTCGGTGAACGTTCTAGAGCAGCGATAAGCGTAACCGAAAGCAGTTATAATCTCGGTCGTATCGGCCATTCGAGCGTCCGACGTAACCACTGTCGCCCAAACGTTTATTTACATCCGTTTCATCGTTATTCCCGACATGGAATATCGACGACGAGCCTTCTTAGGGGCAGGTGCAACTGGGATTGCTGCGGCCATTGCGGGCTGTCTGAACAGCAGGAACGACAGCAGCGAGGCGTCGATCGCTGGAGCGGAACTCGCGCTTGCGACGACCACGAGTACGTACGATACGGGACTGCTCGACGAGATCAACGCTGCGTTTCAGGAGCGGTTCGGGGTGCAGGTCGCGGCAAACGCACAAGGGACGGGGCAAGCGATCCAGTCCGCCCGCGACGGAAACGCCGACGTGATCCTCGTCCACGCACGCTCACAAGAGGACGAGTTCATGCGGGATGGCTACGGGGTCAACCGGCGGGACCTGATGTTCAACGACTTCGTGGTCGTCGGGCCGAGCGACGATCCGGCAGGCGTGGGCGACACCGACCAGGCGACGACCGCCTTCGAGGCTATCGCCGACGCACAAGCGACGTTTGCCTCCCGCGGCGACGACTCGGGGACGCACACGAAAGAACAAGTGATCTGGTCCGAAGCCGGCATCGAACCAAGCGGCGAGTGGTACCAGGAAACCGGCAGCGGCATGGGGAATACGTTGACTGTCGCGGACGAATCGAGCGCGTATACGCTCGCTGACCGGGGCACCTACCTCTCGATGCAGGATAACATCGACCTCGAGATCCTGCTTCAGGGCCCGATCGAGGGCGGACCGGAACTGCTCTCGAACCCCTACGGGATCATGGCAGTCAACCCGGAGATCCACGACAACGTCAACTACCAGCTTGCGATGGCCTACATCGGATTCTTTACGAGTCCCGAGGGCCAGCAGCTCATCGGGGACTACACCGCGAACGGCCAACAGCTGTTCTTCCCCGAGGCGCTGGCGGAGGACCCGGACTTCCAGCAGTACGTCCCCGAGGGATGGCAGCCGGATTCGGGCGGCGAGTGATCGCCGCGTTCACAGACCAGCCACACAGACGGAACACCAACTGATGCCATTCGAGTTGATCGCCGAACCGAACTATCTCCGGAGTGTCATTCGCGTCTCGCTGATGGTGAGTCTGACCGCCATCTTCGTGAGTACGCTGGTGAGCCTGCCGATCGCGTTCCTCATCGGCTTCGCCGACTTCCCCGGTAAGCGCCTCGTGACGGCGATCATCAATACGGGAATGGGCTTTCCAAGCGTCGCCGTTGGACTGCTCGTCCTGCTATTTATTTCGAGTGACGGCCCGCTCGGTTCGCTTGACCTCGTCTACACGCCGGAAGCGATGATCATCTCGCAGTGTATTCTCGCCGCGCCAGTGATTACGGGCGTCGCGCTCTCGGCAGTCGAGAGCGTCGACGACGCCGTTCGCGATGCGGCCTACGGCGTCGGCGGAACTCGGACCGACGTTGCCCTCATAACACTCAAAGAGGCACGCTACGGCGTTATAACCGGGATCCTCGCCGGCTTCGGACGGGCGATCAGCGAAGTCGGGTCAGTCCTCATCGTCGGCGGGAACATCGCCTACGCCGACGGCACCTCGAAGACCCGAACCATCACGACCGCGATCACGTTCGAGACGCGCCGAGGCGAGTTCGAGACGGCGCTGGCGCTCGGTGCCATCTTGATCGTCCTCGTCTTGCTCGTCAATGGAATCGTCATGCGACTCGGTGGTCGATAACGATGGTAGACACGAACCCCGCCTCGAGACAGCCGCGGTCAACCGAACCGGGGGTGGCTAGCCGATGAACCTCACACTCGATGGCGTCTCCTACGGCGTCGACGACACGGAGATCCTGAGAGACGTCTCGCTGGCCCTCGAGTCCGGCGAGATCGTGACGATCATCGGTCCCTCGGGAGCCGGCAAGACGACACTGTTACGGCTGGCTGCCCTGTTCGAGCGACCGACCGATGGCGCGATTCGCTACGACGGAACGGATCCGTGGGGGCTGTCGAGAGACGAGCGACTCGCAGTCCGGCGGCGAATCGCGATGGTCTTCCAACAGGCGAGTCTGTTCGATGCCCCGGTTGCGCGGAACGTCGATATCGGACGGCGGGTTCGGCGACCGTGGCTACGGCGGA from Natrinema sp. HArc-T2 encodes:
- a CDS encoding substrate-binding domain-containing protein; translated protein: MEYRRRAFLGAGATGIAAAIAGCLNSRNDSSEASIAGAELALATTTSTYDTGLLDEINAAFQERFGVQVAANAQGTGQAIQSARDGNADVILVHARSQEDEFMRDGYGVNRRDLMFNDFVVVGPSDDPAGVGDTDQATTAFEAIADAQATFASRGDDSGTHTKEQVIWSEAGIEPSGEWYQETGSGMGNTLTVADESSAYTLADRGTYLSMQDNIDLEILLQGPIEGGPELLSNPYGIMAVNPEIHDNVNYQLAMAYIGFFTSPEGQQLIGDYTANGQQLFFPEALAEDPDFQQYVPEGWQPDSGGE
- a CDS encoding ABC transporter permease, whose product is MPFELIAEPNYLRSVIRVSLMVSLTAIFVSTLVSLPIAFLIGFADFPGKRLVTAIINTGMGFPSVAVGLLVLLFISSDGPLGSLDLVYTPEAMIISQCILAAPVITGVALSAVESVDDAVRDAAYGVGGTRTDVALITLKEARYGVITGILAGFGRAISEVGSVLIVGGNIAYADGTSKTRTITTAITFETRRGEFETALALGAILIVLVLLVNGIVMRLGGR